The region AAGAGACCAAAGCTCCAATTCCCATTTGTAAGAAACCCATAAGTGCAGCAGCGCTTCCGGTATTCTTTGTGAATGGTGCTAAGGCGAGAGAAGCGGCATTTGGATTTGTAAGTCCTGCGCAAGCGAGCAAGCTAAAGATATGAAAAATTGTCCCGACAATTCCATACCATCCACTGAATGTCCCAACCAAAAATACTAAAGCCGATGTGGTCTGAAGAATTAATGCGCCTCTTAGAATTTGGTCATTTTGAAATTTATGAAGCAAGAAAATATTCAGCTGACTAAAGCCAATAAAGCCTACAGATAAGCCCGCAAAAATCCATCCATAAACTTGTGGGCTGACTTTATATATACTCATAAAGATCATTGGGGAGCTTGCAACGTAAACAAAAAGACCGGAGAATGCGAAAGCACCAGCAAGTACGTGAGTATAGAATTGTGGCTCCTTAAATATTGCTTTGTAAGTTTTAAAGATGGGACTTAGTTTCAAGGTTACTTCGGAATCGGGCGTATGACTTTCTGGAAGAAAAAAGAAAACCACTCCTAAGATCAAAAGTGAAATCAACGCCAACACTATAAATATAGAATGCCAACCAAACGCAAGGGTCATATAGCTTCCTGCCGTGGGAGCGATGAGAGGGGAGACTCCAAGAACCAGAATCAGAAGAGATAAAATTTTAGAACTTTCTTTAACTGAAAATAAATCTCTCACAATAGACATGGCGGCAACACCAGCTGCGCACCCACCAAGAGCTTGGAAAAATCTAAAGCCAATCAAAGAATTTGATGAATCCGTCAGCAAACATCCAAAAGATGCTGCGGCATAAATCAATAGCCCAATATATAGCGGCTTCTTTCTTCCAAAGCGATCGAGTAGTGGTCCATAGATAAGCTGTCCGAAAGATAGTCCAACAAAGTAGCTGGAGATGGAAAGAGCAATCGTGGATACCGTTGTTCCAAAATCTTTTGCGATTTGAGGGAAGGCCGGCAAATACATGTCGATGGAGAATGGACTAAGTGCAGTCATTGATCCTAGAATCAATATTAGAAAAAAATTATTTGGTTTTTTATTCATACGCGCTCAAGTCTTGCGTATTTTAGGATGAATTTTTTTAAAGTGTGATTTTTAAACATTATGGTGATTTTTTGATCCTCGCCTTGGCCTTCAAGATGGTGAATCGTTCCTACGCCAAATGCAGGGTGACGAACTTTCATGCCTTTTGAAAATCCATTGGGATCGGAATCATCAAAAGTTTTTTCATAATCTGGGAATGGGTCATCTAGGTTTGTCATTTGGAAATTGTAAACTTCTTTTGTTTGGAAATTCTTCGGACGAACAATGCCAGAGCTCACTTCAATGTACTTTGAAGGGATTTCTTTTAAGAATCGGCTTGGAGGATTGATGAGTTCTTGTCCCCATTGCATTCTCTTTCGAGAATAGCTTAGGAATAGTTTTTCTTTTGCTCTTGTCATTCCTACGTAACATAATCTTCGTTCTTCTTCCATTTGCTCTGGATTTGCAGAGTCGATGGATTGATTCGAGGGAAATAGGCCTTCTTCAAATCCCACGATAAAAACGTAAGGATATTCTAATCCTTTAGAAATATGCAGAGTCATCATTTTTACTGAGTGTTGAGCGCTATCCAACTCATCAACGTCGGAGACCAAGGCCACTTCTTCTAAGAATTGTCCTAGCGTTGCTTCTTGGCCGCGTTCTTTTTCGAATTTTGATAAAACGTTAATCAATTCGTTTACGTTGTCGATTCTTTGTTGATGATCTTCTGGCTTTTCGAATTTTAGGTACTCGATAAACTGCAAGTGATCTATCATGAACTTTACAAAGTCCGATGGCTTTTGCTCTTGCGCTTGAACTCTTAAATACTGAACGATATTGACAAATGTTCCTAATTTTTTTGCAGATCCGGCATTGAGGCCGCCCCCATGATCGACAATTTCTTGTGCGGCTTTCATTAGAGATACGTTTCTAGAATGCGCAAAATCAATTATCTTATCTGCTGTCACTTTTCCAATTCCACGTGTTGGAATATTGAGGACTCTCATAAATGAAACATCATCATTTTCATTCATTATGAGTCTAAGGTAGCAAATAAGATCCTTTACTTCCATGCGATCATAGAACTTCATGCCGCCAATGATTTGATAGGGAATTCTGTAAGATCTTAATTCTTCTTCAATTGCACGAGATTGAGAGTTGGTTCTGTAGAAGATTGCGATATCATCATAAGAAACAGAGTTGTCTTTCATGATGGTCTGAATTGTCTGAGCAACGAATTTTCCTTCGTCATACTCACTCTGGGTTTCTTTGGCAAAAATCTTTTCGCCTTCTTTATTGTTTGTGTGGAGAGTTTTGTCTTTGCGAATAGTATTATTGCGTATGACCTCTGAAGCTGCATTTACAATCGTCTGTGTTGAGCGATAGTTTTCTTCGAGTTTAATAACCTGAGCCTCGTTGTAATCCGCTTCAAAACTTAAGATGTTTTCAATATTGGCCCCGCGCCATGAATAGATCGATTGATCTTCATCACCGACAACGCAGAGATTGCGATGCTTTTTTGCAAGCATATGAATGAGTTCGTACTGTAGAGTGCTCGTATCTTGGTACTCATCCACCATAATGAATTTTAATTCAGTTTGATAAAAATCCAAAACCTCTGGGCTCTTCTTAAAGAGTGCGATGGTTTTAATCATAAGATCATCAAAATCCAAAGCGTTGGCTTCTTTCATCTGTTTTTCGTAAAGCGCATAGACTTCGGCCATTTTCTTATCGACGCTGTGAACGGCTTCTTTCATTAAATCTTCTGGAGAAACCCCGTAAACTTTTGAAGTGTTGATCGTAGATAAGAAAGCTTGAACAGAATAAGTTTTTGTATCGAGATTGAGTTTTTTAAATATTTTTCTAACAAGTGCCAACTGATCTGCGCGATCGTAGATTGTAAAATCAGGACTGTATTCTAGGATATGAATGTAAGACCTTAAAACTTGTACGCAGAAAGAGTGAAACGTCGAAATCAGTGGTGGTTGTGACGAATATAAATTGAGTTTGTGCAAGAGATTGAGGGCTCTTTCTCTCATTTCTTTTGCGGCTTTATTGGTGAAGGTGACGGCCAAAATATTTTGCGGCTCTGCCAATCTGTTCACAATGATATTTGCTATTCTGTGAGTCAAAACGCGGGTTTTTCCAGAGCCAGCGCCTGCTAAAATCAATAGCGGACCTTCTAGGGTCTCAACTGCTTTTAATTGCTCGGGATTTAAGTTCTGCGTGATTAAATTCATTGGTCCTTACATCTTTAGGAACGGTTTTAAGAAAAAATACCAGGATTGTCTAGAGTTTGTACGACATTGACCGCGCGTTAAATGGCTCTTACGGGTAAAAGGTAGTTTTTACTGTGCAGAATGCTAACAGTTTCCAAAAACCGGATAATTCTATAATCTCACTTAACTTTTCCAAATAGTTTAAGGGTTATTATGAAAGTTTTTGGATCATTATTGTTAACATTGGCGCTACTCTCAGCTTGTTCAAATCCAGTTGAGAAAGAGAAGTGTCCGTGCAAGGTTAAGGTGAGAGTTCTACAGCCCGATGGAACTTACAAGCGCGAAACAGTAGAGCTAAAAACTCTAGAAGATCCAAATTCAATTCAAAGTTCAAAAATTCGTATCACAATGAATCCAAGATTTTTTAAGGACGGCTCGGTCAGCGAATTGACTCCGGAAGCTCAATACTTTGTTAACGAAGACAATGTCATCGTTCCAAAGACTGCTTTGAGCGAACAGATGTTTACGCTTTACAAAATCATGGAAGATTTATTTTTCTTTGATAAATCCATCGGTGCGGATCAAGTTCTGACTTATCCACGTTATGTTAGTATTTATGAGAGAGCGGATTCATCTATGGATAATGGATTCTATATTCCGGCCTATGATCGTATTAGAATTCTTACGTACAATGGAGATAAAGCACCACTGTCGTGGAATTCGGGTGTTATTGCACACGAACACTTCCATGCGATCTTTCAAAAAATTGTAAAATCAACTATCTATACGATCGGTTTGGATTACGAAGGGAAAGCTTTTTCTTCGCAAGCTGCTGCTGAAGAGGTAGATGCAAATACTGGGTACAATTATTTAATTTTAAAAGCACTTGATGAAGGTTTGGCCGATTATTGGGGCCAACTGCATACAGGGTTGTCGGATTCTTATCAAACTTCTTACGAGTCATTTGATATCAATAGAAAAGTACTTCCTATTGTTTACAAGATGGATTCTCAGGAAAGTCTAAAGGATACTTTAGACTTTAGAAGTTATGTGATTGAAGATCTAAGCAGCAAAGGTAAATCTCGGCCAATCAATGGATTGGTTTATGAAAAAGGTGTTAAGTATTCTAATTTGATAAAATCGATGTCAGATAAACTTTTCCCTGAAGATAATGCCGCATCACTTGAAGATAGAAAAAAATTGCAAGGCGAGTGGATCATCTCAAGTTTAAAAAAACTTTCAGAAATTGTTTACACCAAAGGAAAATCAGAAGCCCTTTCGCAAGCAGACATTTTAAATAGCTTTGTTCCTGATGAAAAAGCTGGAAGATCTGAAATTTGCTCGGACTTAAATACATTCTTAACAGTTCACGAAAGTAAAGTGGTAGCG is a window of Bdellovibrionota bacterium DNA encoding:
- a CDS encoding UvrD-helicase domain-containing protein, whose amino-acid sequence is MNLITQNLNPEQLKAVETLEGPLLILAGAGSGKTRVLTHRIANIIVNRLAEPQNILAVTFTNKAAKEMRERALNLLHKLNLYSSQPPLISTFHSFCVQVLRSYIHILEYSPDFTIYDRADQLALVRKIFKKLNLDTKTYSVQAFLSTINTSKVYGVSPEDLMKEAVHSVDKKMAEVYALYEKQMKEANALDFDDLMIKTIALFKKSPEVLDFYQTELKFIMVDEYQDTSTLQYELIHMLAKKHRNLCVVGDEDQSIYSWRGANIENILSFEADYNEAQVIKLEENYRSTQTIVNAASEVIRNNTIRKDKTLHTNNKEGEKIFAKETQSEYDEGKFVAQTIQTIMKDNSVSYDDIAIFYRTNSQSRAIEEELRSYRIPYQIIGGMKFYDRMEVKDLICYLRLIMNENDDVSFMRVLNIPTRGIGKVTADKIIDFAHSRNVSLMKAAQEIVDHGGGLNAGSAKKLGTFVNIVQYLRVQAQEQKPSDFVKFMIDHLQFIEYLKFEKPEDHQQRIDNVNELINVLSKFEKERGQEATLGQFLEEVALVSDVDELDSAQHSVKMMTLHISKGLEYPYVFIVGFEEGLFPSNQSIDSANPEQMEEERRLCYVGMTRAKEKLFLSYSRKRMQWGQELINPPSRFLKEIPSKYIEVSSGIVRPKNFQTKEVYNFQMTNLDDPFPDYEKTFDDSDPNGFSKGMKVRHPAFGVGTIHHLEGQGEDQKITIMFKNHTLKKFILKYARLERV
- a CDS encoding multidrug effflux MFS transporter — translated: MNKKPNNFFLILILGSMTALSPFSIDMYLPAFPQIAKDFGTTVSTIALSISSYFVGLSFGQLIYGPLLDRFGRKKPLYIGLLIYAAASFGCLLTDSSNSLIGFRFFQALGGCAAGVAAMSIVRDLFSVKESSKILSLLILVLGVSPLIAPTAGSYMTLAFGWHSIFIVLALISLLILGVVFFFLPESHTPDSEVTLKLSPIFKTYKAIFKEPQFYTHVLAGAFAFSGLFVYVASSPMIFMSIYKVSPQVYGWIFAGLSVGFIGFSQLNIFLLHKFQNDQILRGALILQTTSALVFLVGTFSGWYGIVGTIFHIFSLLACAGLTNPNAASLALAPFTKNTGSAAALMGFLQMGIGALVSSCVGFLSSDDMIPLTVIFATSSTVALLIFVIGRRRITKYFAPPDIAH